The following are encoded together in the Streptomyces sp. NBC_00358 genome:
- a CDS encoding sugar phosphate isomerase/epimerase family protein → MTSLPPQSSPRSQPEPSPKPSPRSSPPSSLSRIRIGSAPDSWGVWFPDDPRQVPWRSFLDEVSGSGYEWIELGPYGYLPTDPDVLREETERRGLGVSAGTVFTGLHRGPDVWESTWAHVSDIAALTQAMGAGHLVVIPAFWRDDKTGAVLEDSRLTPTQWRHLTAQTERLAHEVRERYGLRIVVHPHADTHIDSEENVTRFLDATDSSLVSLCLDTGHYAYCGGDSVKLIETYGERIGYLHLKQVDPLVLARVRAEEVPFGPAVARGVMCEPPSGVPALEPVLAAAQNLGVELFAIVEQDMYPCPPDKPLPIARRTRAFLRSCGA, encoded by the coding sequence ATGACGTCGTTGCCACCTCAGTCATCGCCGCGGTCACAGCCCGAGCCCTCGCCGAAGCCGTCACCGCGGTCGTCACCTCCGTCCTCACTGTCCCGCATCCGGATCGGTTCGGCTCCCGACTCCTGGGGCGTCTGGTTCCCCGACGACCCCCGGCAGGTCCCCTGGCGGAGCTTCCTCGACGAGGTCTCCGGGTCCGGCTACGAGTGGATCGAGCTCGGCCCGTACGGCTACCTCCCCACCGACCCGGACGTCCTGCGGGAGGAGACCGAGCGGCGCGGGCTCGGCGTGTCGGCCGGGACCGTCTTCACCGGGCTGCACCGGGGTCCCGACGTGTGGGAGTCCACCTGGGCGCACGTCTCGGACATCGCGGCGCTCACCCAGGCGATGGGCGCCGGGCATCTGGTCGTCATCCCGGCCTTCTGGCGCGACGACAAGACCGGCGCGGTGCTGGAGGACAGCAGGCTGACGCCGACCCAGTGGCGCCATCTGACCGCCCAGACCGAACGGCTCGCCCACGAGGTGCGCGAGCGCTACGGCCTGCGGATCGTCGTCCATCCGCACGCCGACACGCACATCGACAGCGAGGAGAACGTCACGCGGTTCCTCGACGCGACCGACTCCTCGCTGGTGTCGCTGTGCCTGGACACGGGCCACTACGCCTACTGCGGCGGCGACAGCGTCAAGCTCATCGAGACGTACGGAGAACGCATCGGCTATCTCCACCTCAAGCAGGTGGACCCGCTGGTACTGGCCCGGGTACGCGCCGAGGAGGTGCCGTTCGGGCCCGCCGTCGCACGCGGTGTGATGTGCGAACCGCCGTCCGGCGTACCGGCGCTGGAGCCCGTCCTGGCCGCCGCCCAGAACCTCGGCGTCGAGCTGTTCGCGATCGTCGAGCAGGACATGTACCCGTGCCCGCCGGACAAGCCGCTGCCGATCGCCCGGCGCACCCGGGCGTTCCTGAGGTCCTGCGGGGCGTGA
- a CDS encoding heavy-metal-associated domain-containing protein — translation MTAQTGTPGSVTTVYQVSGMSCGHCEGSVSGEISRIPGVSSVKAVASTGEITVVSEAALDESAVRAAVDEAGFELAGQA, via the coding sequence ATGACCGCCCAGACCGGCACCCCGGGTTCCGTCACCACCGTCTACCAGGTGAGCGGCATGAGCTGCGGACACTGTGAAGGCTCCGTCAGCGGCGAGATCTCCCGGATCCCCGGCGTGAGCTCGGTGAAGGCCGTCGCCTCGACCGGCGAGATCACCGTCGTCTCCGAGGCCGCGCTCGACGAGAGCGCCGTCCGCGCCGCCGTGGACGAGGCGGGCTTCGAGCTCGCCGGCCAGGCCTGA
- a CDS encoding Cgl0159 family (beta/alpha)8-fold protein — protein MRAGHVGGARPEQGGDARALPPVDVSALVRIRARHPEAIAEAAARRVRRPLLEGSGRLMIVAADHPARGMLAVGDRKLAMAGRVDLLERLCLALSRPGVDGVLATADVLDDLLLLGALDGKVVIGSMNRGGLAGSAFELDDRFTGYRPQDIERLRFDAGKLLLRIDYDDPGSLRTLESTARAIDAMAERQLPLFVEPFLCRRREDGTLSNDLSAEAVTKSIAIAAGLGGSSAYTWLKVPVTDNPDDMARVMETSTLPAVLLGGDVGEDQEGAYEKWRGALQLPTVQGLVVGRSLLYPADGDVAAAVDTAVGLL, from the coding sequence ATGAGGGCGGGCCATGTCGGCGGCGCCCGCCCCGAGCAGGGCGGCGACGCGCGCGCCCTGCCCCCTGTCGACGTCTCCGCCCTCGTCCGGATCCGGGCCCGTCACCCCGAGGCGATCGCGGAGGCCGCCGCGCGGCGGGTGCGCAGGCCGCTGCTCGAAGGCTCCGGGCGGCTGATGATCGTCGCCGCGGACCACCCGGCGCGCGGCATGCTGGCCGTCGGTGACCGGAAACTGGCCATGGCGGGGCGCGTCGATCTGCTGGAGCGGCTGTGCCTCGCGCTCTCCCGCCCCGGGGTCGACGGTGTGCTCGCCACCGCCGACGTACTCGACGACCTGCTGCTGCTGGGCGCCCTCGACGGCAAGGTGGTCATCGGGTCGATGAACCGCGGCGGCCTCGCGGGCTCCGCCTTCGAACTGGACGACCGGTTCACCGGGTACCGCCCGCAGGACATCGAGCGGCTCCGTTTCGACGCGGGCAAACTGCTGCTGCGCATCGACTACGACGATCCGGGCTCGCTGCGCACCCTGGAGTCCACCGCCCGGGCGATCGATGCCATGGCCGAGCGTCAACTCCCGCTCTTCGTCGAACCGTTCCTCTGCCGTCGCCGGGAGGACGGCACCCTGAGCAACGATCTGAGCGCCGAGGCCGTCACCAAGTCCATCGCCATAGCCGCTGGTCTGGGCGGCAGTTCGGCGTACACCTGGCTGAAGGTTCCGGTCACCGACAACCCCGACGACATGGCCCGTGTCATGGAGACCTCGACACTGCCGGCCGTGCTGCTCGGCGGCGATGTCGGCGAGGACCAGGAGGGCGCGTACGAGAAATGGCGCGGGGCGCTCCAACTCCCCACCGTGCAGGGCCTGGTGGTGGGCCGCTCGCTGCTCTACCCGGCGGACGGCGATGTGGCCGCGGCCGTGGACACCGCCGTAGGACTTCTGTGA
- a CDS encoding MMPL family transporter produces MSEVNGADAGPGAGPDEGSDGGAGASPGGSTGVDTGSDTGSGAGAGASPDGDARLGGWTRFVTARPRLSLLVALLLTALAVVAGSGVADRLGSGGWEDPTAQSTYATKALEREFPASQPNLLLLLDAGGASVDDPSVAAEAKRIAARLAAEHGVTGVGSYWQSGSPALKARDGHEALIAARITGDETAAADTLDRLAPSYRGKSGPVEVEVGGPVAVRHEMQTTIKEDLTRAEMIALPVTLLLLVMVFGSAVAALLPLGVGIIAILGTNAVLRGLTEVTDVSVFAMNLTTALGLGLAIDYALFIVRRFREELATGAPPRTAVGTTLRTAGRTVLFSSLTVAVSLAAMLVFPQYFLRSFAYAGIAVVLLAAAAALILLPAALMLLGDRVNSLDLRRLFRRGRPEQADGGALWGRMASLVMRRAPLFAVATTAGLIVLGLPFLGVKFGTADDRQLPSGAESHIVQQHIRDGFPGSPGGALEVLAEGAATETQYAGYRERIAALPEVLRVDGPLVKGDAAYFSVLPKGEAVDEGAQRLVGELRAADAPFGTSVTGTAAVLVDSKHAIADRLPWAAAFIAIVTLLLVFLLTGSVLIPVQAVLLNALSLTAMFGAVVWVFQDGHLSGLLDFTSSGSIETTLPVLMFCVAFGLSMDYGVFLLSRIKEEYDHTGDHREAVRFGLQRTGGLITAAAVILAVVMVAIGTSRVANTKMLGLGVALAVLMDAMVVRSLLVPAVMRLTGRATWWAPGPLRRFHDRFGLSEGAAPAAAAGTVPDGAPERDLTPGQDQSRDRASGPDRAPDADEVPGQDAEPVPGEEPGRDRAEVRG; encoded by the coding sequence ATGTCCGAAGTCAACGGCGCGGACGCCGGACCCGGGGCGGGGCCCGACGAGGGCTCGGACGGGGGCGCGGGCGCGAGCCCGGGTGGGAGTACCGGCGTGGATACGGGTTCGGATACGGGCTCGGGCGCGGGTGCGGGCGCGAGCCCGGACGGGGACGCGCGGCTCGGCGGATGGACCCGGTTCGTGACCGCGCGGCCGCGGCTCTCGCTGCTCGTCGCCCTGCTGCTGACCGCGCTCGCCGTGGTCGCCGGCAGCGGGGTCGCGGACCGGCTGGGCAGCGGCGGCTGGGAGGACCCGACCGCCCAGTCGACGTACGCGACCAAGGCGCTGGAGCGGGAGTTCCCCGCCTCGCAGCCCAATCTGCTGCTTCTGCTCGACGCGGGCGGGGCCTCGGTCGACGACCCCTCGGTCGCCGCCGAGGCCAAGCGCATAGCCGCCCGTCTGGCCGCCGAGCACGGCGTCACGGGCGTCGGCTCCTACTGGCAGTCCGGATCGCCGGCGCTGAAGGCACGTGACGGCCACGAGGCGCTCATCGCCGCCCGGATCACCGGCGACGAGACCGCCGCGGCCGACACCCTGGACCGCCTCGCACCCTCCTACCGCGGGAAGAGCGGCCCCGTCGAGGTCGAGGTCGGCGGACCGGTCGCCGTGCGGCACGAGATGCAGACGACCATCAAGGAGGACCTGACCCGGGCCGAGATGATCGCCCTTCCGGTGACCCTCCTGCTGCTGGTCATGGTCTTCGGGAGCGCCGTCGCGGCCCTGCTCCCGCTCGGGGTCGGCATCATCGCGATCCTCGGCACCAACGCCGTACTGCGGGGACTGACCGAGGTCACGGACGTCTCGGTCTTCGCGATGAACCTGACGACGGCCCTCGGCCTCGGTCTCGCCATCGACTACGCCCTGTTCATCGTCCGCAGGTTCCGCGAGGAACTGGCCACCGGTGCCCCACCGCGCACCGCGGTCGGCACCACCCTGCGCACGGCGGGGCGCACGGTGCTCTTCTCCTCCCTCACGGTCGCCGTGTCCCTGGCCGCGATGCTGGTCTTCCCGCAGTACTTCCTGCGCTCCTTCGCCTACGCGGGCATCGCCGTCGTGCTGCTGGCCGCGGCCGCCGCCCTGATCCTGCTCCCCGCGGCGCTGATGCTCCTCGGCGACCGGGTCAACTCCCTCGATCTGCGGCGCCTGTTCCGGCGCGGAAGGCCGGAACAGGCCGACGGCGGGGCCCTCTGGGGGCGCATGGCCTCCCTCGTGATGCGCAGGGCGCCGCTCTTCGCCGTGGCCACCACGGCCGGCCTCATCGTCCTCGGACTGCCCTTCCTCGGCGTGAAGTTCGGCACGGCAGACGACCGGCAGCTGCCCTCGGGCGCGGAGTCGCACATCGTCCAGCAGCACATCCGCGACGGCTTCCCCGGCAGCCCCGGCGGCGCTCTGGAGGTCCTGGCCGAAGGCGCGGCCACGGAGACCCAGTACGCCGGCTACCGGGAGCGGATCGCCGCGCTGCCCGAGGTGCTGCGCGTGGACGGGCCCCTGGTGAAGGGCGACGCCGCGTACTTCTCGGTGCTGCCCAAGGGCGAGGCCGTGGACGAGGGCGCCCAGCGGCTGGTGGGTGAACTCCGGGCGGCGGACGCTCCGTTCGGCACCTCCGTGACCGGCACGGCGGCCGTCCTGGTCGACTCCAAGCACGCGATAGCCGACCGGCTCCCGTGGGCGGCCGCGTTCATCGCGATCGTCACGCTGCTCCTGGTGTTCCTGCTGACCGGCAGTGTGCTGATCCCGGTCCAGGCGGTGCTGCTCAACGCGCTGAGCCTGACGGCGATGTTCGGTGCCGTGGTCTGGGTCTTCCAGGACGGCCATCTCTCCGGCCTCCTCGACTTCACCAGTTCCGGTTCGATCGAGACGACCCTCCCGGTCCTGATGTTCTGCGTCGCCTTCGGCCTCTCCATGGACTACGGCGTCTTCCTTCTCTCGCGCATCAAGGAGGAGTACGACCACACCGGCGACCACCGGGAGGCGGTCCGTTTCGGGCTCCAGCGCACCGGTGGGCTGATCACCGCCGCCGCGGTCATCCTCGCGGTGGTGATGGTCGCCATCGGCACCTCCAGGGTCGCCAACACCAAGATGCTCGGACTGGGCGTGGCTCTCGCCGTGCTGATGGACGCGATGGTCGTCCGCAGCCTGCTGGTCCCGGCGGTCATGCGCCTGACCGGCCGGGCCACCTGGTGGGCGCCGGGACCGCTGCGACGCTTCCATGACCGTTTCGGACTCAGCGAGGGGGCCGCCCCGGCGGCGGCCGCGGGGACGGTCCCGGACGGGGCACCGGAACGGGACCTGACACCCGGGCAGGACCAGTCACGGGACCGGGCATCGGGGCCGGACCGGGCGCCGGACGCGGACGAGGTGCCGGGGCAGGACGCGGAGCCGGTGCCGGGGGAGGAGCCCGGCCGGGACAGGGCCGAGGTCCGCGGCTAG
- a CDS encoding TetR family transcriptional regulator, with protein MPEKQQTEESPTRQQRAEEKPRRRQARGERRIAQLLEAAASVFCQSGYTAASTNAIAREAGVSPGTLYQFFPNKEAIAVGLSDQLLEHWARSHGQALTPENIGLPLDRMLDAVLDPLIAFNVENPAFAVLMHGPDVPGAIIEEIGTVHCTLLARVEEMIATRLPDLPPDERTRTANMTLHLFKAGLTLVMSHEGAERDAYIAELKTVMHRYLEPLLEGGRPAGR; from the coding sequence GTGCCCGAGAAGCAGCAGACCGAGGAGTCGCCGACGCGGCAGCAGCGCGCCGAAGAGAAGCCGCGCCGCCGTCAGGCCCGCGGTGAGCGCCGCATCGCCCAGCTCCTGGAGGCGGCGGCCTCGGTGTTCTGCCAGTCCGGCTACACGGCCGCCAGCACCAACGCCATCGCCCGCGAGGCGGGCGTCTCACCCGGCACGCTCTACCAGTTCTTCCCGAACAAGGAGGCCATCGCGGTCGGCCTCAGCGACCAGTTGCTGGAGCACTGGGCCAGGTCGCACGGACAGGCACTCACCCCGGAGAACATCGGCCTCCCACTGGACCGCATGCTCGACGCGGTCCTCGACCCGCTGATCGCGTTCAACGTCGAGAACCCGGCCTTCGCCGTCCTGATGCACGGCCCCGACGTCCCGGGAGCGATCATCGAGGAGATCGGCACCGTGCACTGCACCCTCCTCGCCCGCGTCGAGGAGATGATCGCGACCCGCCTGCCGGACCTCCCGCCCGACGAGCGCACCCGCACGGCGAACATGACGCTCCACCTCTTCAAGGCCGGCCTCACCCTGGTCATGTCCCATGAGGGCGCCGAACGGGACGCCTACATCGCGGAGCTGAAGACGGTCATGCACCGCTATCTGGAACCGCTCCTCGAAGGCGGGCGGCCCGCGGGCCGCTGA
- the iolB gene encoding 5-deoxy-glucuronate isomerase yields MSRPSNALYVPKGAAADAHYALDIDPERAGWTHSSLRIVELAPGGTHTFTTGDSEWIVLPLGGGCTVRTKDGMEEEEFQLLGRRSVFDGVSDFAYVPREARAQIASGAGGRFALAGAKCERRLPARYGPAPEVPVEDRGSGNCARQVRNFAAADVFDCDRLIAVEVITPGGNWSSYPPHKHDEHLPGVESRLEEIYYFEIDGPNGFGYQRVFPSREGGSDVLAEVRTGDAVLVPDGWHGPSIAQPGHTMYYLNVMAGPGGDREWRIRFHPGHAESTGGYR; encoded by the coding sequence ATGAGTCGTCCGAGCAACGCGCTGTACGTGCCCAAGGGCGCCGCCGCCGACGCCCACTACGCCCTCGACATCGACCCCGAACGGGCCGGCTGGACCCACAGCAGTCTGCGGATCGTGGAACTGGCCCCCGGCGGCACCCATACGTTCACCACTGGGGACAGTGAGTGGATCGTGCTCCCGCTCGGCGGCGGCTGCACCGTGCGCACCAAAGACGGTATGGAAGAGGAAGAGTTCCAACTCCTGGGCAGACGGAGTGTGTTCGACGGAGTCTCCGACTTCGCGTACGTTCCCCGTGAGGCCCGGGCCCAGATCGCCTCCGGCGCGGGAGGCCGCTTCGCCCTGGCAGGAGCGAAGTGCGAGCGCCGACTCCCCGCCCGCTACGGCCCCGCGCCGGAGGTTCCCGTCGAAGACCGCGGCAGCGGCAACTGCGCCCGCCAGGTGCGCAATTTCGCCGCCGCGGACGTCTTCGACTGCGACCGGCTCATCGCCGTCGAGGTGATCACCCCCGGCGGCAACTGGTCCTCGTATCCGCCCCACAAGCACGACGAACACCTGCCCGGTGTCGAGTCCAGGCTGGAGGAGATCTACTACTTCGAGATCGACGGCCCGAACGGTTTCGGCTATCAGCGCGTATTCCCTTCCCGTGAGGGCGGTTCGGACGTCCTCGCCGAGGTCCGCACCGGCGATGCCGTCCTCGTCCCCGATGGATGGCACGGTCCGTCCATCGCCCAGCCCGGTCACACCATGTACTACCTGAATGTCATGGCGGGACCGGGCGGGGACAGGGAGTGGCGGATCCGCTTCCACCCGGGACACGCAGAGAGCACAGGGGGATACCGATGA
- a CDS encoding heavy metal translocating P-type ATPase → MTTAAPETPIGATSDVELSIGGMTCASCAARVEKKLNRMDGVTATVNFATEKAKVSYPEGVRVADLIATVVKTGYTAEEPPPPAPPEEAAPPVADDPETAALRERLTVSALLALPVVLMSMIPALQFDNWQWLSLTLAAPVVVWGGLPFHRAALTNARHGAATMDTLVSVGTLAAFGWSLWALFFGDAGMPGMRHGFEFTVSRTDGASTLYLEVAAGVIAFILLGRFLEARSKRRAGAALRALMELGAKDVLVLRDGREVRIPVARLTVGDCFVVRPGEKIATDGTVVEGASAVDASMLTGESVPVDVSVGDTVTGATVNAGGRLVVEATRIGADTQLARMARLVEDAQNGKAEVQRLADRVSGVFVPVVLLIALGTFAAWIAVTGDTVAAFTAAVAVLIIACPCALGLATPTALMVGTGRGAQLGILIKGPEVLESTRRVDTVVLDKTGTVTTGRMSLHEVYVADGITEEDVLRLAGALEHASEHPVARAIAAGAQERTGGLLAPDRFENVPGLGVRGRVDGHDVTVGRFPGALPGTLADAKNRAEAAGRTAVVVALDGKAAGVMTVADTVKETSAEAVRALRALGLTPMLLTGDNRAVAEAVARAVGIDPSDVIAEVLPEDKVAVVQRLQREGRTVAMVGDGVNDAAALATADLGLAMGTGTDAAIEASDLTLVRGDLRVAADAIRLARSTLSTIRGNLVWAFGYNVAALPLAAAGLLNPMIAGAAMAFSSVFVVTNSLRLRAFA, encoded by the coding sequence ATGACCACCGCAGCACCCGAGACGCCCATAGGCGCGACCTCGGACGTCGAACTCTCCATCGGCGGGATGACCTGCGCCTCCTGCGCGGCCCGCGTCGAGAAGAAGCTCAACCGCATGGACGGCGTCACCGCCACCGTCAACTTCGCGACGGAGAAGGCCAAGGTCTCCTACCCCGAGGGGGTACGGGTCGCCGATCTGATCGCCACCGTGGTCAAGACGGGCTACACCGCCGAGGAGCCCCCGCCGCCCGCGCCGCCCGAGGAGGCGGCACCGCCCGTCGCCGACGATCCCGAGACCGCCGCCCTGCGCGAACGGCTGACCGTCTCCGCACTGCTCGCCCTGCCCGTCGTCCTCATGTCGATGATCCCGGCCCTGCAGTTCGACAACTGGCAGTGGCTCTCCCTGACGCTCGCCGCGCCCGTCGTGGTCTGGGGCGGGCTGCCCTTCCACCGGGCCGCCCTGACGAACGCGCGGCACGGCGCGGCCACCATGGACACCCTCGTCTCGGTCGGCACCCTCGCGGCGTTCGGCTGGTCCCTGTGGGCACTGTTCTTCGGCGACGCGGGAATGCCGGGCATGCGGCACGGCTTCGAGTTCACCGTCTCCCGTACGGACGGGGCCTCCACGCTGTACCTGGAGGTCGCCGCGGGCGTCATCGCGTTCATCCTGCTCGGCCGCTTCCTGGAGGCCCGCTCCAAGCGGCGCGCGGGAGCGGCGCTGCGGGCGCTGATGGAACTCGGCGCCAAGGACGTCCTGGTCCTGCGGGACGGCCGTGAGGTCCGCATCCCGGTGGCGCGGCTGACGGTCGGCGACTGCTTCGTCGTACGGCCAGGCGAGAAGATCGCTACCGACGGGACCGTCGTCGAGGGCGCGTCGGCCGTGGATGCGTCCATGCTGACCGGCGAGTCGGTGCCGGTGGACGTGAGCGTCGGGGACACCGTCACGGGTGCGACCGTGAACGCCGGGGGCCGGCTCGTCGTCGAGGCCACCCGGATCGGCGCGGACACCCAGCTCGCCCGGATGGCCCGGCTCGTCGAGGACGCCCAGAACGGCAAGGCCGAGGTTCAGCGCCTCGCCGACCGCGTCTCCGGGGTCTTCGTGCCCGTCGTGCTGCTGATCGCCCTCGGCACCTTCGCGGCCTGGATCGCGGTCACCGGGGACACCGTCGCGGCCTTCACCGCCGCCGTCGCGGTGCTGATCATCGCCTGCCCGTGCGCGCTCGGCCTGGCCACCCCGACCGCCCTGATGGTCGGCACCGGCCGCGGCGCCCAGCTCGGCATCCTCATCAAGGGGCCCGAGGTCCTGGAGTCCACGCGCCGGGTCGACACCGTCGTCCTGGACAAGACCGGCACGGTGACGACGGGACGCATGAGCCTGCACGAGGTGTACGTCGCCGACGGCATCACCGAGGAAGACGTCCTGCGGCTCGCCGGAGCCCTGGAACACGCCTCCGAGCATCCGGTTGCCCGCGCGATCGCGGCAGGCGCTCAGGAGCGCACCGGTGGCCTTCTGGCGCCGGACCGCTTCGAGAACGTGCCGGGCCTCGGCGTACGCGGACGGGTGGACGGCCACGACGTCACCGTCGGCCGGTTCCCGGGCGCGCTCCCCGGGACGCTTGCGGACGCGAAGAACAGGGCCGAGGCGGCGGGCCGTACGGCCGTCGTCGTCGCCCTGGACGGCAAGGCTGCGGGTGTCATGACCGTCGCCGACACGGTCAAGGAGACCAGCGCCGAGGCCGTACGGGCGCTGCGCGCCCTCGGGCTCACGCCGATGCTGCTGACCGGGGACAACCGGGCGGTCGCCGAGGCCGTGGCGCGGGCTGTGGGCATCGACCCGTCCGACGTGATCGCCGAGGTGCTGCCCGAGGACAAGGTCGCCGTGGTCCAGCGGCTCCAGCGGGAGGGGCGGACCGTCGCCATGGTCGGCGACGGGGTGAACGACGCGGCGGCGCTCGCCACCGCGGATCTGGGCCTCGCGATGGGCACGGGGACGGACGCGGCGATCGAGGCGAGCGATCTGACGCTCGTGCGCGGGGATCTGCGGGTGGCCGCGGACGCGATCCGGCTGGCGCGAAGCACTCTGTCGACGATCAGGGGAAATCTGGTCTGGGCCTTCGGCTACAACGTGGCGGCGCTTCCGCTGGCCGCCGCGGGCCTGCTCAACCCCATGATCGCGGGAGCGGCGATGGCCTTCTCGTCGGTCTTCGTGGTCACGAACAGCCTTCGACTCAGAGCATTCGCGTGA
- a CDS encoding helix-turn-helix transcriptional regulator, translating to MTDRRLWSYKEIAAHIKVQADTVRSYRKHGLLPPPDHVEGGKPYWYADTVRAWVAARPGNRGRRDA from the coding sequence ATGACCGACCGCAGGCTCTGGTCGTACAAGGAGATCGCCGCGCACATCAAGGTGCAGGCGGACACCGTGCGGTCCTACCGCAAGCACGGGCTGCTGCCGCCGCCCGACCACGTCGAGGGCGGAAAGCCCTACTGGTACGCCGACACGGTCCGTGCCTGGGTCGCCGCCCGCCCGGGAAACCGGGGCCGCAGAGACGCCTGA
- the iolC gene encoding 5-dehydro-2-deoxygluconokinase, which yields MAYELITMGRIGVDLYPLQTGVPLARVTSFGKFLGGSATNVAVAAARLGRRTAVITRTGADPFGTYLREALRDFGVDDRWVTAVPGLPTPVTFCEIFPPDDFPLYFYRQPKAPDLEIEVQELDLDAVREARVFWATGTGLCAEPSRTATLAALAHRARSATTVFDLDWRPMFWHDPASARPFYKEALRRATVAVGNIDEVEIATGEREPHAAAAALLEAGVELAVVKQGPKGVLAVHRDGTTAEVPPLPVEVLNGLGAGDAFGGSLCHGLLAGWDLEKTMRHANAAGAIVASRLECSSAMPTRHEVEQALAAGAVR from the coding sequence ATGGCGTACGAGCTGATCACCATGGGGCGGATCGGCGTGGACCTCTACCCCTTGCAGACGGGGGTCCCGCTGGCCAGGGTGACGTCCTTCGGCAAGTTCCTCGGCGGCTCGGCGACCAATGTCGCGGTGGCGGCCGCGCGGCTCGGACGGCGTACGGCCGTCATCACCCGGACGGGTGCGGACCCCTTCGGAACCTATCTGCGCGAGGCGCTGCGCGACTTCGGCGTCGACGACCGCTGGGTCACCGCGGTCCCCGGACTGCCGACCCCTGTCACCTTCTGCGAGATCTTCCCGCCGGACGACTTCCCGCTCTACTTCTACCGGCAGCCCAAGGCCCCCGACCTGGAGATCGAGGTCCAGGAACTCGACCTCGACGCCGTGCGCGAGGCCCGTGTCTTCTGGGCGACGGGTACGGGACTGTGCGCGGAGCCGAGCCGCACGGCCACCCTCGCCGCCCTGGCCCACCGGGCCCGGTCCGCCACGACGGTCTTCGACCTCGACTGGCGCCCCATGTTCTGGCACGACCCCGCCTCCGCGCGCCCCTTCTACAAGGAGGCCCTGCGCCGGGCCACCGTCGCCGTCGGCAACATCGACGAGGTCGAGATCGCCACCGGGGAACGCGAGCCGCACGCCGCCGCCGCCGCCCTCCTCGAAGCCGGGGTCGAACTCGCCGTGGTGAAGCAGGGCCCCAAGGGCGTCCTCGCCGTTCATCGCGACGGCACCACCGCCGAGGTCCCGCCCCTCCCGGTCGAGGTACTCAACGGCCTCGGCGCGGGAGACGCGTTCGGCGGCTCCCTCTGCCACGGACTGCTGGCCGGCTGGGACCTGGAGAAGACCATGCGCCACGCGAACGCGGCCGGCGCCATCGTCGCCTCCCGGCTGGAGTGCTCCTCCGCGATGCCCACCCGGCACGAGGTCGAACAGGCCCTCGCCGCCGGAGCGGTGCGATGA
- a CDS encoding zinc-dependent alcohol dehydrogenase family protein yields the protein MRAVVFERYGEPAEVRDVADPEPAEHGVVVRVEATGLCRSDWHGWMGHDPDITLPHVPGHELAGVIEAVGARVTGWRPGDRVTVPFVCACGSCPACAAGDQQVCERQTQPGFTHWGSFAQYVALDHAEVNLIAVPPELSFATAASLGCRFATAFRAVVAQGRVAAGEWVAVHGCGGVGLSAVMIAAASGARVVAVDVSPTALDLARRFGAAECVDASVVADPARAVRELTGGGAHLSLDALGSPATCAASVDGLRRRGRHVQVGLLPSPAGTTPVPMARVIGLELELLGSHGMAAHAYPAMLELVRAGVLRPDLLVTSTITLDAAPAALAAMGSAPGSGVTVIEPWG from the coding sequence ATGCGGGCAGTGGTGTTCGAGCGGTACGGGGAGCCGGCCGAGGTCCGGGACGTCGCGGACCCGGAGCCCGCGGAACACGGGGTGGTGGTGCGGGTCGAGGCCACCGGGCTGTGCCGGAGCGACTGGCACGGCTGGATGGGCCACGACCCGGACATCACGCTGCCGCACGTGCCGGGCCACGAACTCGCCGGGGTGATCGAGGCGGTGGGCGCCCGGGTGACCGGATGGCGACCGGGCGACCGGGTCACCGTCCCGTTCGTCTGCGCCTGCGGAAGCTGCCCGGCGTGCGCGGCGGGCGACCAGCAGGTGTGCGAGCGGCAGACCCAGCCGGGGTTCACGCACTGGGGCTCCTTCGCCCAGTACGTGGCGCTCGACCACGCCGAGGTCAACCTGATCGCGGTGCCGCCGGAGTTGTCCTTCGCGACGGCGGCCTCGCTGGGCTGCCGGTTCGCCACGGCGTTCCGCGCGGTGGTCGCGCAGGGGAGGGTGGCGGCGGGGGAGTGGGTCGCGGTGCACGGCTGCGGCGGGGTCGGCCTCTCGGCGGTGATGATCGCGGCGGCGTCCGGGGCCCGGGTCGTGGCCGTCGACGTGTCGCCCACGGCGCTGGACCTGGCACGGAGGTTCGGGGCGGCGGAGTGCGTGGACGCCTCCGTCGTGGCCGACCCGGCGCGGGCGGTCCGTGAGCTGACCGGCGGCGGCGCGCATCTGTCGCTGGACGCCCTCGGTTCACCCGCCACCTGCGCGGCCTCGGTCGACGGTCTGCGCCGGCGCGGCCGGCACGTCCAGGTCGGTCTGCTGCCCTCACCGGCCGGGACCACCCCGGTCCCGATGGCCCGGGTGATCGGTCTCGAACTCGAACTCCTCGGCAGCCACGGAATGGCGGCGCACGCCTACCCGGCCATGCTGGAGCTGGTCCGGGCCGGTGTCCTGCGCCCCGATCTCCTCGTGACGTCCACGATCACCCTGGACGCGGCGCCCGCCGCCCTGGCCGCCATGGGATCGGCGCCGGGGTCGGGGGTGACGGTCATCGAGCCGTGGGGGTGA